One window of the Eucalyptus grandis isolate ANBG69807.140 chromosome 8, ASM1654582v1, whole genome shotgun sequence genome contains the following:
- the LOC104414180 gene encoding LOW QUALITY PROTEIN: pleiotropic drug resistance protein 1 (The sequence of the model RefSeq protein was modified relative to this genomic sequence to represent the inferred CDS: inserted 2 bases in 2 codons; substituted 1 base at 1 genomic stop codon): MDGGDIYRAGNSLRATSSTSWRNQASMADVFSRSSRDEDDEEALRWAALEKLPTFKRLQKGILTAAGGANQIDIWNLGFHDRKRLLERLMRVTEEDNEGFLLKLRNRIDRVGINLPTIEVRFEHLKVEAEAYEGSRALPTIINFCTSILEGFLNFLHVLPSRKKHSTILQDVSGIIKPGRMTLLLGPPSSGKTTLLLALAGKLDPELKTTGRVTYNGHVMNEFVPQRTAAYISQHDLHIGEMTVRETLAFSARCRGVGSRYGXYVVELSRREKAANIKPDPDIDIFMKAAVTKGQEANVVTDYILKILGLEICADAMVGDEMLRGISGGQRKRVTTGEMLVGPAEVFFMDEISTGLDSSTTYQIVNSLKQFIHILDGTAVISLLQPAPETYDLFDDIILLSDGQIVYQGPHELVLDFFESMGFKCPRRKCVADFLQEVTSRKDQHQYWVRKDEPYTFVTVREFAEAFQSFHVGRKLXDELSTPFDKSKNHPAALTTKRFGVGMKDLLKACILREYLLMKRNSFVYIFKVTQLIIMAFISMTLFLRNKMHRDTVTDGGVYIGALFFTMMTFMFNGMAELSMTIAKLPIFYKQRDLLFYPAWAYALPSWILKIPITFVEVAAWVFITYYVIGYDPNVGRLFKQYLLLVAINQMASGLFRLIAXTFGSFVLLALVALGGVVLSREDVKKWWIWGYWTSPLMYGQNAIVVNELLGSNWNKIPPISSTNEPLGIQVLKSRGFFTEAYWYWIGLGALFGFLILFNFGFSVALALLNPFGKSHTVKSDDPEGNKNVDRIEGSIQLQSRGSSLRTGSGRSSKPETAVAANTKRGMVLPFEPHSITFDEITYSVDMPREMENQGAPEERLVLLKGVSGSFRPGVLTALMGVSGAGKTTLMDVLAGRKTGGYIEGNITISGYPKNQDTFARISGYCEQNDIHSPHVTVYESLIYSAWLRLPPGVDDQTRKLFVEEVMELVELNPLRQALVGLPGVDGLSIEQRKRLTIAVELVANPSIIFMDEPTSGLDARAAAIVMRTVRNTVDTGRTVVCTIHQPSIDIFEAFDELFLMKRGGQEIYVGPLGRHSSHLIEYFEGIQGVSKIKDGYNPATWMLEVTSPGQELALGVDFSDLYKNSDLYRRNKALIEELSIPPPNSKDLYFPTKYSQSTFTQLMACLWKQRWSYWRNPPYTAVRFLFTIIIALMFGTMFWDLGSKTTRSQDLMNAMGSMYAAVVFLGIQNAASVQPVVAVERTVFYRERAAGMYSALPYALAQVLIEVPYVLVQAISYGIIVYAMIGFKWTVAKFFWYLFFMFFTLLYFTYYGMMALGMTPNQHIASIVSSAFYAIWNLFSGFIVPRTRIPIWWRWYYWVCPVSWTLYGLVISQFGDLKNRLEDTGDTVEEYMRDYFGYRHNFLGAIAAAMIGFTMLFAFIFAISIKILNFQRR, encoded by the exons ATGGATGGAGGAGATATATACAGAGCGGGCAACAGCCTGCGCGCGACCAGCTCCACTTCGTGGAGGAACCAGGCATCGATGGCGGATGTGTTCTCGAGGTCTTCGCGCGATGAGGATGACGAGGAAGCTCTGAGATGGGCTGCTCTCGAGAAACTCCCCACCTTCAAACGTCTCCAGAAAGGGATTCTGACGGCCGCCGGCGGTGCTAACCAAATCGATATCTGGAACCTGGGCTTTCATGACAGGAAGAGATTACTTGAGAGGTTAATGAGGGTCACTGAGGAGGACAACGAGGGCTTCTTGCTGAAGCTCCGGAACCGCATTGACAG AGTTGGAATTAATCTTCCTACAATTGAAGTCAGATTCGAGCATTTGAAAGTGGAGGCAGAGGCTTATGAAGGAAGCAGAGCTTTGCCCACCATCATTAATTTCTGCACTAGTATTCTAGAG GGCTTCTTGAATTTTCTGCATGTACTTCCTAGTAGAAAGAAGCACTCGACCATCCTTCAAGATGTTAGTGGGATCATCAAACCTGGCAG GATGACTTTGCTTCTAGGTCCACCTAGTTCAGGAAAGACCACGCTCTTGTTAGCTTTGGCTGGCAAGCTTGATCCTGAACTAAAG ACGACAGGAAGGGTAACTTACAATGGACATGTCATGAATGAGTTTGTGCCCCAAAGAACCGCGGCTTACATAAGTCAACACGATCTTCACATAGGAGAAATGACCGTTAGAGAAACTTTGGCCTTCTCTGCAAGATGTCGTGGAGTTGGATCACGATATGGTTA ATATGTTGTCGAGTtgtcaagaagagagaaagCGGCAAATATAAAACCAGATCCCGATATCGATATCTTCATGAAG GCAGCAGTAACAAAAGGTCAAGAGGCTAATGTTGTCACTGATTATATCCTCAAG ATTTTAGGGTTGGAAATATGTGCTGATGCGATGGTCGGAGATGAAATGTTGAGGGGCATTTCCGGGGGACAACGGAAGCGTGTGACCACAG GTGAGATGCTGGTGGGGCCTGCCGAGGTATTTTTCATGGATGAGATATCAACTGGGCTCGATAGCTCGACCACATACCAAATTGTCAACTCCCTGAAACAATTTATTCACATTCTTGATGGAACGGCGGTTATCTCTCTCCTCCAACCAGCTCCAGAGACTTATGATTTGTTTGACGACATTATTCTCCTATCTGATGGTCAAATCGTGTACCAGGGCCCACATGAACTCGTCCTAGATTTCTTTGAATCCATGGGATTCAAATGCCCTAGGAGGAAGTGTGTTGCTGATTTCTTGCAGGAA GTAACATCAAGAAAAGATCAGCATCAGTATTGGGTACGCAAAGATGAGCCTTACACTTTTGTCACGGTTCGGGAATTTGCGGAGGCATTCCAGTCATTTCATGTGGGAAGAAAGC GGGATGAACTTTCCACTCCATTTGATAAGAGCAAGAACCACCCAGCCGCTTTGACTACCAAAAGATTTGGTGTTGGAATGAAGGATTTGCTTAAAGCTTGCATTTTAAGAGAGTACTTGCTTATGAAAAGGAACTCATTTGTCTACATCTTCAAGGTCACTCAG CTCATAATTATGGCGTTTATTTCGATGACCCTATTCTTACGGAATAAGATGCATCGGGATACGGTAACTGATGGAGGAGTTTACATTGGTGCCTTGTTCTTCACCATGATGACGTTCATGTTCAATGGAATGGCAGAGCTTTCAATGACTATAGCCAAGCTCCCAATTTTCTACAAGCAAAGAGACCTCCTCTTCTATCCCGCATGGGCATATGCTCTACCATCCTGGATTCTAAAAATCCCTATCACATTTGTGGAGGTTGCAGCTTGGGTGTTCATCACCTACTACGTCATTGGATATGATCCAAATGTTGGAAG GTTGTTCAAGCAGTATCTTTTGCTTGTGGCCATTAATCAGATGGCCTCTGGATTGTTTCGATTGATCG GCACTTTCGGGTCATTTGTGCTGCTCGCACTCGTTGCATTGGGCGGAGTTGTTCTTTCCCGAG AGGACGTAAAGAAATGGTGGATATGGGGATATTGGACATCTCCTTTAATGTATGGGCAGAACGCCATAGTCGTCAATGAACTTTTAGGATCTAATTGGAATAAG ATTCCCCCAATTTCAAGTACAAACGAACCCCTAGGAATTCAAGTTTTGAAGTCTCGTGGGTTCTTTACTGAAGCATATTGGTATTGGATAGGACTTGGGGCATTGTTTGGGTTCTTGATCCTCTTCAACTTTGGGTTTTCGGTGGCTCTTGCTCTTCTTAATC CCTTTGGCAAATCCCACACAGTAAAATCAGATGATCCTGAGGGCAACAAGAACGTTGATAGAATAGAAGGATCAATTCAGTTGCAATCTCGAGGCTCTAGTCTGAGAACTGGATCTG GGAGGTCATCCAAGCCTGAGACAGCTGTTGCCGCCAATACGAAAAGAGGAATGGTGCTCCCATTTGAGCCGCACTCAATTACTTTCGATGAAATAACTTATTCAGTTGATATGCCACGG GAAATGGAGAATCAAGGTGCTCCTGAGGAAAGATTGGTGCTCTTGAAAGGTGTAAGTGGTTCTTTTAGGCCAGGCGTTCTTACTGCTCTAATGGGCGTTAGCGGTGCTGGTAAAACTACTCTAATGGATGTGTTGGCTGGGAGAAAAACCGGAGGATACATCGAGGGCAACATAACAATTTCTGGGTATCCAAAGAATCAAGATACATTTGCTCGGATTTCTGGATATTGTGAACAAAACGATATCCATTCACCTCATGTTACTGTCTATGAGTCCTTAATTTACTCGGCATGGCTGCGTTTGCCTCCTGGCGTGGACGACCAAACCAGAAAG CTGTTTGTTGAGGAAGTTATGGAACTTGTGGAGCTAAATCCGCTGAGACAGGCCTTGGTTGGTTTGCCTGGTGTGGATGGTCTATCCATCGAGCAACGCAAAAGGCTGACCATTGCAGTTGAACTAGTCGCAAACCCCTCCATCATTTTCATGGACGAACCTACCTCAGGGCTTGATGCAAGAGCTGCTGCTATTGTCATGAGAACAGTTAGGAATACAGTGGACACAGGGAGAACAGTCGTATGCACAATTCACCAACCAAGCATTGATATATTTGAAGCTTTCGATGAG CTTTTCTTAATGAAACGAGGGGGACAGGAGATATATGTCGGCCCTCTGGGTCGTCATTCTTCTCATCTAATAGAGTATTTTGAG GGAATCCAAGGAGTTAGTAAAATCAAAGATGGCTATAATCCAGCAACTTGGATGCTCGAAGTTACAAGCCCAGGACAAGAACTCGCTTTAGGTGTCGATTTTTCTGATCTATACAAGAACTCAGATTTGTACAG gAGAAACAAGGCTTTGATTGAAGAGTTGAGCATACCTCCTCCAAATTCTAAGGACCTCTATTTCCCGACTAAGTATTCTCAGTCAACTTTCACCCAATTGATGGCTTGCTTATGGAAGCAACGTTGGTCTTACTGGCGGAATCCGCCGTACACGGCTGTTCGGTTCCTCTTCACCATCATCATTGCCTTAATGTTTGGGACTATGTTTTGGGACCTCGGCTCTAAAAC GACCCGGAGTCAAGATTTGATGAATGCGATGGGATCTATGTATGCGGCTGTTGTCTTCCTTGGGATCCAAAATGCAGCTTCTGTGCAACCTGTTGTTGCAGTGGAGAGAACGGTTTTCTATAGAGAGCGAGCTGCAGGGATGTACTCGGCCCTACCATATGCATTAGCACAG GTTCTAATTGAAGTCCCTTATGTCCTCGTGCAAGCTATATCATATGGTATCATAGTTTATGCAATGATTGGATTCAAATGGACCGTTGCAAAATTTTTCTGGTATCTATTCTTCATGTTCTTCACATTGTTGTATTTCACATACTATGGTATGATGGCCTTGGGCATGACCCCAAACCAACACATCGCTTCCATCGTCTCTTCTGCATTCTATGCCATATGGAACCTCTTTTCAGGTTTCATCGTGCCAAGGACT AGGATACCTATCTGGTGGAGATGGTACTACTGGGTGTGCCCCGTTTCTTGGACTTTATATGGATTGGTGATCTCTCAATTCGGCGATTTGAAAAATAGGCTTGAAGACACTGGGGACACAGTGGAAGAATACATGAGAGATTACTTCGGTTATCGACACAACTTTTTGGGCGCGATTGCCGCAGCGATGATAGGATTCACAATGCTTTTCGCATTCATTTTCGCCATTTCCATCAAGATACTCAACTTCCAGAGGCGGTAG